atcttataaactttaaataagtttattttataaatctaaattagtttatttatataagttatatttaaatttattttataaattaatttaattacaatttaaacttaaaaagaaaggaaactagaaaaagaaaaaaagaaaaaaagaaaagaaaaaaaaaagagaaaagagaaaaagaaaagaaacaaaaaaaaagagaaaacaaaacaaagaaaatgaaaagaaaaaaataaatcaaaagaAAACAAACGTGTACATTTTTTTTGTTAAGTACATTCATCTACTTGGTACATGTATTAGAAAGGTGTCGCTAAAGAGATTTCCCCTCCCCCTTTTTGTCGCCACACAAATCAAGCAGCCTCCTTGTGCCTCCTTGTCGCCACATAGCTCCTGTCGCCACAGAAAGgacctgtcgccacagaagctaCTAATTCTCAGCCACATAATTTATAGATAAATTCTACACTTTGCAGCAAATCTGAATGGgactgtttatcttcttctccaacaaaaagagagctgataaaacaagaagcggagatttacagaggagttcaaactacttgaatatccgtttaacttctcagcggagtaacgttataatgcccgatttaactcttgtatattcttaggggcattataatcgttacccggtaattaaatcctagtacaaacaaaagctacattattgtataggatttgatttgtaaatctttgtagtagctaggaactttgttgttcttagattgtagccggttaatgtatttaccggagtgtagcaaccccctcgaggatttatatacgaatatatatatttccccgaatatcttgtgttccttgtttttatcgttccaaacagTATCTCTCttaagaacacgaaaccactaaccgagcactaaatattttatccgcgaaagattcgaaagaatttttaatttagtgattatcgtattcaacccccccttctacgataattcgggacctaacaaatactaatatatattatttatatataataaaagattctattttcaatattttctttaaaaattatatatgtacattttaattattttataataaaaatatgttaaaaatatatgagatatattttcaaactaaaaattgattataaataaaataataatccaTTAATGTATTATGCTTAACTTTAGATgtggaattcaattctttaaaatttactgcacaaatattcaagtaactatctcTTTTTTTTGCGAAAATCAAataactatctttaaagttaaataaaatatttatctagcacacttacatattattgTATGATAAAAAACATATGTGAAAATATGGTGCAGTGGTAAGTGGTATGAGGTTGTATAGGTGAATGCAATATCTCAAAGTGCCATTCCCATAAACCACATGTTTTATATAAATGTTAAAAACATGGGTAATTTAGTATTTTCGATGAGAGTTTTTAATCTCAAGAATTTTATCGATAAATGTTAAAAACGGGGGCAGTTTAGTCTTTTTAATGAAACTTTTTAATCTCAAGAATTTTATCCTCTTATTCTCCTATTATAATAGAAGAGATTATTCGTTGACTCCGGAAGGTCTATGAACCTGATTAGTTGAAAATAAGAAACCGTGTTAGAGTGGCATGTGCATCAAGTATTATATCTAGGTATCATATGtgatatcatgtatttgattaagtgttgtaattaatatttttgatttaaaatattttaagtcaaaaaatttaatttaattataaatattaatttaattattatttaaatatatttttggtTCATAGATTTATTTTAGTGTTAAGTAATTATATTTAATTgcttaaatataaattaaaatagtAGAGTTAAAGTTGATATTCATACAACTTCCTCATACCCACCTCCCTACCCTACTTGGGTATTAAAAATCCAAATCTTGAGTGTTTAAGGAATGGATATCAAATTAACTTTTTTGAACTATGGGGGTGCAATGATTGAAACTCATACTGATTTTAGAATTTGGCGGACCAAACAACCCATAATTACTTTTAAAAATTTACTAAAATACATCACATTCCTTTCTTAGAAAAACCATTTCTTACATAGGCCATTAATGTCTTCTTTGGACTCAATTTATAGAAATTAAGAAAAATCAAAATAGCttataaaaattaagaaaaattaaaATACACAATAATTATAAATTTCCCGTCATTTTGTATAATTGTTTTTGGTAATTTGTTCACAAATATTTGTCAAAATAATTAATCTTTAGATATTTTGTGAAAGTATATATAGTTGAATTAGAAAAAAAATGactaaaatttaatttaatattgaTACAATGGCTAATATGACATATTTTAACGCCTATTTAACTTTTTACTAATGGAAAGATATCTTAAATTAAAAATCAAAAGAATGAGGGTAACACAGGTGGAAGTCATAAAAGTAATGATACCAACGACataaatcaaaactaaaatggtattatataaaatattgttataattatcatcaaattatactatttaaaaaatacctcgtttcaaaaaaatatcatacatatattaaattattataaaatatttaaaaataataaaccAAAAGATTTCATGTCCTAAAAAATTCAGTTCATATTAAGTTAAAAAAATCagttattttttttttaaaaaatgtgtTCATCAAACTAGTAATCCTTATACATTAATCCTCTTTTTATTCGATGAATTAGTCCAATCATGTAAAGTTCGTATTTTTAAAAAATGTCAAAAGTTACATAATTTTTTAATCAATTTTATTTGGAAAAAATAgattataaattaaatatatcCTATTTGATAGTTAATTATTATTCAAGATTCTAACAAACTAATAAGTGAATATATTGTTCGGATATTCAAAATCAATCCTATAATTTGAAATCAATTCCATAATCAGAATTGTCAAGTCTAAAATCATAATCCTGTGTACCTTCCAAATTTTGGAAAAAGAACGTACGAAATTATGGTGAAAGTGTTGCATAGagtttttgatttaaaaaaatcTCTCCGATGAATTTCCAATGGGCCCTTTTGCAAATAAAGAAAAATAACTCTGTAGCACGGTGTTTTACTACCAAAAAAATGCGTTTCTATAATAAAAACAAATGTAGAGTATGACTATAAACTAATCATGAAAACCATtctgtaaaaataaaaaaaactggGGAGCTAAGACGTTCTAAATTGACATAACTTTCTTCCTGTAGCTAAGCATCAGGTATCACAGTAGCTATATTAACATGTTTAAATTACTTAAATTTGATTTAGACCTGAAATTTGGAAATagtataaattaatttttttttgaaattaataaataGTATAAATATTGTCAAAATCAACAGAGATTGATTTAGACCTGAAATTTGGAAATAgtataaatttttttttttttgaaattaagaAATAGTATAAATATTGTCAAAATCAACAGAGATAAAAAAAAAGATGAAAATAGTGACCGCACGCATGTAATTGTTAAGAGTAATAGACACAATATATAACATATCTGGAAGTCAAGCGGTCCTGTAGTTCCcattaatttttatatatttttctctTATTAGTACAAACTCGATTAAACAAGCTTTCATCAAAACCAGTTACAGAAACTGTCACACTAGAATCACATGAATTTGCTCATCGGATCATCAGAATGGATCTTCTTCATCCTGTAGGCCTCCATATCCTCCTCGGTAACCTAAAAGCAGCAAAAATGTGATGAATTCAGAAACAAAAATAATAATCAATCAATTGGAAATTGCTAGTTTTTCCGATATTTAAGGAAAATATACAACTTGTCAAGAAAATACAAAAGTGGGTAGAGAATTCATACTTCATCATTCCACTTCACATTGTACTTGCGCTTCCTTTCATCCTTTTCTTCTCGCCTCCTGCTGTCTTCCTACAAAGATTTCATTAAATGCAAAGATGTCAGTAAGGACATTTTGACAACACCACTACATACAAGACATGAAAGATATAGTTATAATTTTTGCAATAGTGTTCACCAGTATAAACTGTTAAAATATTAGCAACTGTTGTTTATCAGTACAAATGTGAGAGATATACACGATTATACCAAATATAACCAAAAAATAGTTTGAAAATTATCTTGTCACAAAGACGCAAGCATATACCTTTTTAAGAGCTTCAGCTAATTTTCCTTGGTCTAGGACCAAATCATCCGGTATATCAGTTCCCCAAGTGGCGAATCGCTTCTCCTCAGCTGGGACAGCTACCTCTGGTTCAACAAAACCATATGTGAGTATGTAATTAATGTAAGATCAGTTAAAAAATGCAAATACAATATTCATGTCAAGCTTAAACATAGATACATTCTCAGATTCCATATTCCAAAGTTACAAAGATGATATGTTTAGCTATTATAAATGCCCTTAAACAAAAATGAAATCTTCAGGACAATCAAAACACTACTACAACCACATGGAACTCGACTGATTAACTATAAACAAAATAGCTAAGCAACCCTCACATGAAAATAACTGAGGTAACTGAGAACTAAATCATTTCAGATGAAAACTTAAAAAATAGAGTTGTACAAGACTTCATTTCTCTATTCTGGGGTATACACAAAATTACCCACTGAAGTGCAGTTTTGAACTGTTAATTATAATATATCTTAGTAGTCCCAAACCCATTTTTACTTTTTGTTACAAAAGCAAATTGAGAGGTACCAGCTGCATATGCCACTTGGACACTTTATATATGACAAATATATAGGGTAGTATTAGTTACCACCTGGACACTCGGGTTATATATGTGAGATATAAAGGATAGTATTAGATACTAACCTTCTGCAGACTCTTTACGAGCAATATTGGCTTTCATGAGATCCGCTGCAGCTTCAGCAGCTTCAATTCCAGCTGCACCTGTACAATAGCTGTTTCGAATCGACTGTTTGCAGCACTTATATCCCCACTGGTGATTATTCCACCAGGAACCCCAAACAGTTGTATGGTTGTTAATGTACACGTCTTCTTCATACTTGCTCTTTGGAAGGGCCATCTCCTGTAATAAGTTATTGAGGTCTCAAAATCAAGACGCGAACAATATATATCTCTTGCAACGTGGAAGACAATATATAGACTCTACATCATTGTATACACAAactattaaaataatatttaccTGTCCTTTAACAATCCTACCAGCACGATCATATTCAACTTCTTTCTCACTTTGTCCTAGTAAGAGCTCCTTCGGAAGTGGATCCGCAGTGGCTGCATTGCCATACTTTTCCATAATGGTATCCTTGACTTCAGATTTCAGCTTTTCCCTGTTTACTTTAAAATTTTTATACAACAGTTCGGCTTGGGAAGGAGCTGCTTGCATGTGAACATCATTTCCTTTCTCAAATGCCTCCCAAGCATGAATATTGAGCTGCTTGAACTCCAAAGCTTGACCACTTACTCTATTCTGATTATCTCCCTATATTACAGAGGCAACTTATAAGTACTGTAcattattatatattaacaagGAGCACTAGGAAAGAAAAATCAGTATATGTCAAGACGGGGTATACTCACAGCATAGAACTTCTCATTCGGATCCATATCCGGAAGAGGATCCTCGCGCATGGATCGAGTCTTGGGATCATAGTGCGCAGAGTTAACATCAAGATTAAGAAGGTATTTTGCAGTATCTTCTCGAATACGAAGATTCCTGAAAAGAGTAAAAAATCGTCAATAAATTTTACATCCAAAAAAATTAACGATACTACATGGGGATATCAACATTTAGGGTATACTAATAAAAATCTATAAACCTAATATCCTTCAGATAAGTATATAATTTATCGTTGTAAATCAGAGACCAAAATCTCAATTTCACTTTTAAAAAACGGAAAAATAAACTAAGAAGAATCTAATTTATAGATATATCCTGATGTTACATACTGTCAAGGAGCAGAGGCACCAGTTGACTCCCTGGAGAGACGTCTACGCTTTAAAGCGCTCATCGAGACAAGACGTTCACTAATCTAATTAGACATTTACCCATTCACAATAAACAATTCATATCCTAATTAGTTTCGCATCTTACACAAATTGCATAATActctatatatttttttttgtgCACTAAAGATTGTGACCCTAAAATGAATATATAGATGTGCCTATACATGAGAAAAACATATGTGACCTAGGTGAAGGCCGAAAGAGGAGGATCAGTTAATAATAAGCTGTGAAGAAAGGATGAACAAAAATAAACTATAAAGTGATTTAAAAGAATTTTATATcctaaaaataatttatttttaagggAAGAAGAGATATAAAGACATTTGAAGCTAAGAAAAGTAAGAAAAACAAAAACGTTCTCGGAAGAAGAAGAAACAAAAATGATCTATTGGAACTCAAGAAGCCCTTAAAAGTTTAGGCTCTATAGGCTAATGATAGCAAACAGCATTCCTTTTTCTTTATTTGTACGACTAGGGCAGTTACAGCACAGGAAAGGACAGTTACAGGAAAGAAAGATATAAGCTCAATCGAGTAGTCGCCTACCATCACCTGGACCCCCAAGGAAAGCTAGAACACAATGTGTCCTCCAGCCTCCTGGATGCAAGGTGGTATTTACTCCTTGTTCATCTTAGGTAGCCATGGCCCTTGGGATACCCGCTACCTTTACAACTACGCCTACCACTAAATATATTAGCTTTTCATATAATCAAATAACATGATATTTCTTAAATCAATAATTTGGATGTtgatatttttaattaaattcaaaaaattttGAATTTCACTTGCATCAAAGTTGCATTCTGAGTAAGCAAAAGACGACCAGGTTGCCAATCCAAGATATTAGACCGACAACAGAACACGTGAACATACCTGACAGTTCCTGTGCTTCCACCACCAGTAGTACGCACACGCTTCTCCACCTTAGCAAAATCCATCTGTTTACTTTCATCAACCTTTGCTTCGTCTACCCTCAAGtcatcttcattttcttcatcGTCACTGACTCCACCTCCAACATTTCGGTTATTGTTTTTCTCCTCTAATTTTTTAAGCTGCTGGTCCTTCAAAAATTTCTTTCTGGCCTCGTCCCGAGCTTCATATCGTTCAATAACATGGGCATACGATGCTGCATCATAGCCATTCCAGCGATCCCTTTTTCCATCATAATCCAGTTCAAAAGACTCTATTTTCTCGTCTGGAGCAATATTTTTGCTTGTCCATTTTGCTCCTAATTTACGAGGCCTGTCCATGCATGCCTTTGCATTATGTGTCATTGCTCCACAGCTGCAACAAGCGAAAAGAAAATACAAATATAAGAAGTCGTGTATCTTGAGGTAACATAAGAGAATCAAAAAGTTCATAAACATATTACTAGCAAGTAACAAGTACACCCTATGTCGAAAAAAAGTACAACCTATGTTACCCGAAAACTAAAACTTTGTAGCATTCACGGCACTCTCAAAGAAAAGGCAAACTATATCAACAACCCAGAACTATGACACTCTATTATCATATATGAAATAAGTGCAATTCTCAAACCTACGAAGAAACAAACTGTATCCTTTTCATTCAAGTAATAATCCATCTCAAAAAAATTATCTCGTAAACATTTACAAAATAAAATCCATTTAAGAAAGCCAAATATGTTAATTTAAAGTTTCCTGATAGTAACATGTTAGAATATAGAAGCAACAAGGAGAACACAGATACAAAGGAGAAAATTTAGAGATAAAATCCCTAGAAGAGAGATATAGACAGTCAGCACCAGAGCcttttattataatatttaacgCATTCTAATAGCAAATAGAATTTACTTAGTAAAGAAGCTAATGGACTAGCTTTGATAGGCTAAGGTTACTTGTTATTTGAACTATCTTCATCTTTTACGAGTAGAAGATCTTTGTATAGATACACTAATATGTTATCATCAGTTCAAACAAATCAATTTCTAAGCCAGTTAGGTAGTTGATAATGTATAAATTTTCACAAGTAAAAGAAAGGACAACCTACACAAAAGTACCCGAATTCACATTTTAAGAGGGTAACTTTGATTTTATGCTATTCAAACTACAAACATCAAGAGGTGAAAATAGAATAAGACACATTCATCTttcataattttaattataaGGCTGTTTTAGATTCTTATAAAACTTCAGTAACAAACAAACCAATTAAGCTACATTGACTTGTAAGTTTTACTAGTTTGACCAAACTACATGGTAAAACAAACAGATTTATTGTCTCTCAAACATTGATCCTTCAATCAATTCCTTTCAAAGGCAGAAGTCCTCAGACGAAAAATTGTAAGCAATAGGCTTATTAACTATAAGAAAGATTAATATATTAAAGATACTGGTTACAAAATCAGACAATTTTATAGAGAGGTGTATATGGAAGAAGCTTTCACAAAGATGCTATACAAGTATTAATTCATACGAAGgacaaaaagtccaaaataaaTAATGGCAAATCACACTCCACATTTCTCAAGAATGTATGCAAACAAGCCATAGGTCAGAGCTTTCACTTACTTCTCACATGCACCTTTCCTGTACTTTTCAGCCTGAAATATTTTTGCTCCTCTGTCATACCATGCTTTTGTATAATTTGGATCTGACTTCCATTTCCTTTGATGTTTCAAACTCTaaagtaaaaattttaaaaaaaaaaacgTTTTAGAATTTCAATACATTAGTACAAAACTAAAATGAACTAAATTTTATCTATTTTTAGAGTTAgttataataaaattaattagaaTTACTTAGCAAACAGATAGCATACCGGTCTTTCTGCATTAAGATACCAAGGGGCAGAGGACATATACTGCGGAATATGAGGATTAATCTCTTTTCCATCCTCATCAACCTCCGCAGGGGCAAGCCCAGCTTTACGCGCTTCTTCCAATTCCATCTGCTTCCTATGATCCTCTCTTGACTTAAACGCCACTGCAACATAAATAGTGAAATACACATCATTTCTCAATTACATACAAATATCATAAACATAGCAGAGTAATCAAATTAACAAAAACTGACCCAGCATCATAAAGGTTATAAATTCAACTAATACATTAATAAATATCAACAATTTTTTCTGCTACACAAATGTCGCCCTCACTTACTTTACTCTCTTACGTTCTTTTTCCCACGGTCAATTTCATCCACGATATTCCATTCTATCCTCACCTCAATCAATTCCTTCCAGTTCCAACAAAACATAGTTCTACGGGTTTTATCAGTTCTTACATTTTTTTCCCCACAATCAATTTCATCCATGGTATTCCTTCCTACCCACACCTCAATCAATTCCTTCCAATATCCAACAAAACGCAGTTTTCCGAGTATCGGTCACAGAGCAATTCAAAACACTACTACAATTACAAACCCTACCTATTGCAACACGCTATGCATATTACAATTCGAGGTGTAAAGCGTAAAATTCTCAAAcctaattacataaataaataacaaGAAACATGAATGAATAGAAAAAGCGATGTAACAGGAAACGTACTTGATGCGGTAGCCATTGTTCACGACGGTGCGAAACCCTAGAAACAGCAGAGGCGTGTAAAATCAATTCGATTCGATGCAGCGTTTAATTCAATTTAAATATATGGATGGATTATGGGATGGAGAGATATAAGAAGATCTGAATTAGGGCTGTCAATGGATCGGATCGGATCTGGATCGGATCGGCCTTGATCCATATCCTGATCCATTTAATTTTACCGGATTCGGATCCGGATCGGATTTTTGTCGGATTTTTTATAACACGATCCATATCCGGATCCATTAGGATCACCGGATCACGGATCGGAGCTCCGATCcgtttatatttaaaaaaataaaatacaaacatAATTTCTTATATAAATCCATGAATCTGCTTCCTGCAAAAAGATGATGAGAAAGTAGATAACTTTTATATTTCTCGTTATCCAGATATCAATTTCTTATTCAGAAAAGGATTACACACTCAAATAAAATTTCTTACTTCGCCTTCTTGTCTTTCTTGGGAGTATGAAACCCATTGATAAGCACCGTTGTTGTTGTTGTACCATTTGGATATGCTAACTTATAATCTATTATCAGAACTTTCAGACAGTGAtcaatttataatattttttttatataatttattataatatatatatatatatatatatatttaataaataataaattatccGGATCGGATCATTAACGGATCGGATCGGCCTAAATCCATATCCGGTTCTTATCGGATCGGATCATTACCGGATCGGATTTTTTTCGGATCGGATTTTTTTTTAATTGATCCATATCCGCTCCATTAACCTTCGGATCGGACCGGATCGGACCGGATTTCCGATCCATTGACAGCCCTAATCTGAATTATAAACCACCGCCGTTTGTCCCTCTGGTAATATCTGCGACCCGTTTAATAAAGAGGCGGTTTATGCAAGTAGAGTCGATTAGTCGGGTTATCTATAAATTTTTTTGTACATTTTTTAAGTTTGTTTTTTTTGGacaaaagaaaaataatataataatcaaAAATCATCATGCATCTATCTATATCTACTAGGGACCTAGGCTCGCCATAGGCGTGCtctttttattaatattttaagaatttaatattttgtatatatatctatgtatttatgtttgtatgtatttatgtgtgtataatatcatatatattattttatatattaaataactTGTTTTCCCTTGTTTTTAAATTGTCGAGAAATAATTAGAAAAATAagataaaacaaaataaattaattaattggGTTTCAAGATTTTTTTCTCACGACAtgtaataaaaattataaatgtAATCTATTTCAAAAATGTATCATTCAAATTTGTGTACTTCTTTAAAATTATACTATAATTTCATTGATTTTCTTAATTACAACTTGAGATATAAACATCGTGGTTTTATATTAGATTTTTAAATTGTATAACAATGAATTACCAACGATTACTTAAtgtaataaataattttttaaaaaaaactatacATATAACATAGtataattttaacaaatttttAAGTTTACCTAACCTAATTGTATAATATGTTGTCATGCCTTATGATGAGTAGATAAGAAATTATTTATCATTTTTTTGtgatttaaatttaaatttatagtAAATGTCATGGTATCGTTTggtttataaaaataaattaaagtaATATTGTTTCCAATGTTGCGAATTTTCAATTAAAAACAACTTCATTGTGCGTTGCAAATTTCAATACAAATTGATCgcaattcataattaaatatttaCTCTCCTTTAAACTCATGTACAACATTACATATCAAGTTCTCCTTTAAACTCAGTTGCTATATTACATGAAAAGAAAACAATTGAGTTTCATTATATAGAACTTCATGCATCCCTTTCTGGTTGTACTTTTTGGGGGTTAAATTAACTAACTTTTGATCTAagattaaaatttatttattgacaGTTTCTTGTTGCCGCCAAAAGATATAAAATAGGATATAAAATAATTGTGAAATTAAAACAAAATCaagatatgataattatttatatatcgGCGTCATCTTCGAAAACGCCTCATATTCTGACACTAAAAAGGTATAATAGAGGATATACATTAATTTtgaaattgtaataaaatcaaaataagatatttattgatataatagaagatatataataattttgaaaTGTGGAATAAAACCGAAATAAGAAATTTATGGACAGTTTATCGGCGTCGTCTTCGACGAAGCCTCGTATTCTGCAATAAAAAGATATAAAAGAGGATatactgttgtgcaagacatgcctgtaaaataacaagactaagtcaaattgacatccctaaataagttgtatggtaatctatgtttgcattgtgtattgtatcacttaagtctgtaaaaatgttcaaggaCGGACgggagtctttttctgtaaacagtatcaagcctaagaattctatctggaagaagatcaagaagatcatgcatcagaagaattatgaagaagtttggagttaaaaaaatctgttttgggaaaaatattctaagtcaagatctctacaagtcacagattaagtgttatagagaagtcattcgagaactccataatgacttatcgagaagtcaggaaagctactatagaatttagagatatcgacaaggcaatttgaagacatgaatgttagggcgaaaacacgcgctaataatacatgcaagtatacgcgtccgcaagtagtatagaatactttctagttcgttcccacagagactcagactaattatgttcaattacactcactcaccaatgtatgattacttctcaatgttaaaacaataacacttagaattgattaactaattattaactataattaactatgagaattaagcacttaattaacacttgaattaataatattaaaacacacatgagatcacaactgcattactacttccttcaatagtcattgttattacccttagcatgcaacagtgatgatattaatcgaacaacacgaaactgataaaagccaactttcattgtactaataccattctaccaaacatccataattaagatagaagttgaatatgcatcaattatgttgagtccctatatgtctacagaaattgacaacataacgatttaagcacaagttattccttttgattacatagggcgaataaaacggttagagttacccactaatcatgcatactcatacatgaacctatgctagcatggcaagttctaaatctcaagatccattgtcgcttcacaagagattaacaacctatcttatatgttcgcgacgcacataagacgaataagcacaaccaatactagatatcatacaatcatcacacactaaggtattaaacaactaac
The sequence above is drawn from the Apium graveolens cultivar Ventura chromosome 2, ASM990537v1, whole genome shotgun sequence genome and encodes:
- the LOC141707658 gene encoding pre-mRNA-splicing factor SLU7, with the protein product MATASMAFKSREDHRKQMELEEARKAGLAPAEVDEDGKEINPHIPQYMSSAPWYLNAERPSLKHQRKWKSDPNYTKAWYDRGAKIFQAEKYRKGACENCGAMTHNAKACMDRPRKLGAKWTSKNIAPDEKIESFELDYDGKRDRWNGYDAASYAHVIERYEARDEARKKFLKDQQLKKLEEKNNNRNVGGGVSDDEENEDDLRVDEAKVDESKQMDFAKVEKRVRTTGGGSTGTVRNLRIREDTAKYLLNLDVNSAHYDPKTRSMREDPLPDMDPNEKFYAGDNQNRVSGQALEFKQLNIHAWEAFEKGNDVHMQAAPSQAELLYKNFKVNREKLKSEVKDTIMEKYGNAATADPLPKELLLGQSEKEVEYDRAGRIVKGQEMALPKSKYEEDVYINNHTTVWGSWWNNHQWGYKCCKQSIRNSYCTGAAGIEAAEAAADLMKANIARKESAEEVAVPAEEKRFATWGTDIPDDLVLDQGKLAEALKKEDSRRREEKDERKRKYNVKWNDEVTEEDMEAYRMKKIHSDDPMSKFM